A region of Rhizobium grahamii DNA encodes the following proteins:
- a CDS encoding SDR family oxidoreductase: MQVVIFGCGYSGTAIAQAFQADGFRVLGTTRSSEKADALRAKGIDALLFDGETLSDELLAAMKSATHVVQSIAPREAGDPVIRLTADRVGTLMPQLEWIGYLSTVGVYGDHKGNWVTEDTPCIPVSGRSRERLEAEQAWLALGEDLGIPAAVLRLSGIYGPGRNAFCNLARGTARRLIKKDQVFNRIRVEDIGASTRFLADGKLGGIYNVTDDLPGPPQDVIVEAARLMGVEPPPEQPFETAELTPMARSFYGENKRVSNEKLKAAGFSFTFPNYPASLAQLLHGDLWRGA; this comes from the coding sequence ATGCAGGTTGTTATTTTTGGCTGCGGATATTCCGGCACGGCGATCGCGCAGGCCTTTCAGGCCGACGGTTTTCGCGTTCTCGGGACGACCCGCTCGAGCGAGAAGGCCGACGCCTTGCGTGCCAAGGGTATCGATGCGTTGCTCTTTGATGGCGAGACGCTGAGCGACGAACTGCTGGCGGCCATGAAATCGGCCACGCATGTCGTGCAGTCGATCGCGCCGCGCGAGGCCGGCGATCCGGTCATCCGTCTCACCGCCGACCGAGTTGGAACGCTGATGCCGCAACTTGAGTGGATAGGCTACCTCTCCACCGTCGGCGTCTATGGCGACCACAAGGGCAACTGGGTCACCGAGGACACGCCGTGCATTCCAGTGTCCGGCCGCTCTAGGGAACGGCTGGAAGCGGAACAGGCGTGGCTGGCACTCGGAGAAGATCTCGGCATTCCCGCCGCCGTGCTCCGGCTCTCTGGCATCTACGGCCCCGGACGCAACGCCTTCTGCAATCTCGCCCGAGGAACTGCACGGCGCCTCATCAAGAAAGATCAGGTCTTCAACCGCATCCGCGTCGAGGACATCGGAGCGTCGACACGCTTCCTGGCCGACGGCAAGCTTGGCGGCATCTATAATGTCACCGACGATCTGCCCGGTCCGCCGCAGGACGTGATCGTCGAAGCCGCCCGGCTGATGGGTGTCGAGCCGCCACCGGAACAGCCGTTCGAAACAGCCGAACTGACGCCCATGGCGCGGTCTTTCTACGGCGAGAACAAACGGGTCTCGAACGAGAAGCTGAAGGCCGCCGGATTCAGCTTCACCTTCCCCAACTATCCTGCGTCACTCGCGCAGTTGTTGCATGGAGACCTGTGGCGCGGCGCGTGA
- a CDS encoding DUF1513 domain-containing protein — MWNSAAIDRRSFIKAAGLSFLAGLAPRGAMALQRADAVYASGLRTARGEFAVATVTERGEIVDQVALPARAHGMAHSMATGKAVAFARRPGTYAMIFDPRGRDEPIVITSAEGRHFYGHGAFSPDGRILYASENDFEGDRGMIGLYDATNRFARLGEFETYGVGPHDMTVSDDGRMLIVANGGIETHPDFGRTKLNLASMQPSLTLIDAKTGALLEKHTLPAQWAQVSTRHVDIDATGRIWFACQYEGHRNDLPPLVGHFAKGEDLAFVELPQETTRRLANYVGAIAVNREAGLVGVSSPKGGVAVTIDAKSGKVLSEKTVADAAGIAASRDGFTVSSYDGDFLATHSDVAWDQHIARIAPLRGA, encoded by the coding sequence ATGTGGAACAGCGCGGCGATCGATCGACGCAGCTTCATTAAGGCGGCGGGCCTGAGCTTTCTGGCCGGGCTTGCTCCGCGTGGCGCAATGGCGCTGCAGCGGGCAGACGCCGTCTATGCCTCCGGCCTTCGCACGGCACGCGGCGAATTTGCCGTCGCCACGGTGACGGAGAGAGGCGAGATCGTCGATCAGGTTGCCCTGCCGGCGCGCGCCCACGGCATGGCGCATAGCATGGCGACCGGCAAGGCCGTTGCCTTTGCGCGGCGTCCCGGCACCTATGCCATGATTTTCGATCCGCGTGGTCGCGACGAGCCGATCGTCATAACCTCAGCCGAGGGACGGCATTTCTACGGGCACGGCGCCTTTTCGCCGGATGGCCGCATTCTCTACGCCAGCGAGAACGATTTCGAGGGCGATCGGGGCATGATCGGGCTTTACGACGCGACGAACCGCTTTGCCCGGCTCGGCGAATTCGAGACCTATGGCGTCGGGCCGCACGACATGACCGTCTCCGACGACGGCCGGATGCTGATCGTGGCAAATGGCGGTATCGAGACCCATCCGGATTTCGGCCGCACGAAGCTCAATCTTGCCAGCATGCAGCCCTCGCTGACGCTGATCGACGCGAAGACGGGTGCCCTTCTGGAGAAACACACGCTTCCTGCGCAATGGGCGCAAGTCTCGACGCGGCACGTCGACATCGATGCTACCGGCAGGATCTGGTTTGCGTGCCAGTACGAGGGTCATCGCAACGATCTGCCGCCGCTGGTCGGACACTTCGCGAAGGGCGAGGATCTCGCGTTCGTCGAACTGCCGCAAGAGACGACGCGGCGACTGGCGAATTATGTCGGGGCGATCGCGGTCAATCGCGAGGCGGGGCTGGTGGGCGTCAGCTCGCCAAAGGGCGGCGTTGCGGTCACGATCGACGCGAAGAGCGGCAAGGTGCTGTCTGAAAAGACGGTTGCCGATGCGGCGGGAATTGCCGCCTCGAGGGACGGGTTTACCGTCTCCTCCTACGACGGCGACTTCCTTGCCACGCACAGCGATGTCGCGTGGGACCAGCACATCGCACGCATCGCCCCGCTGAGGGGCGCGTGA
- a CDS encoding imelysin family protein has translation MKLNRNFCAALALAVAPTALSAIPAYAAADAAAVVKHYVEVGHAKYEDSLTTAKALDAAIDALLKDPTDATLKAARAAWIKARVPYQQTEVYRFGNPIVDDWEGKVNAWPLDEGLIDYVDASYGTESDENSLYVANVIANKTIKINGKDVDASKLTPEFLSGTLAEAGGVEANVATGYHAIEFLLWGQDLNGTGPGAGNRPATDYDLKNCTHGNCDRRAEYLKSASTLLVSDLQEMTNNWAPDGEAAKHVEADPKAGLVAILTGMGSLSYGELAGERMKLGLILHDPEEEHDCFSDNTYNSHLNDAIGIAAAYTGDYTRVDGTKMKGPSLHDLVAAKDKKLDKEMQGKLDATLKAMAIMAKRGQNVEKYDQMIAEGNKKGNAVVQAAIDGLVDQTKSIQRVIAALDLGTVKLEGSDSLDNPSAVFK, from the coding sequence ATGAAACTCAACAGGAATTTTTGCGCAGCACTGGCGCTTGCGGTAGCCCCGACCGCATTGTCTGCCATCCCAGCCTACGCGGCTGCCGATGCTGCCGCCGTCGTCAAGCACTATGTCGAAGTCGGGCATGCGAAGTACGAAGATTCGCTCACCACTGCCAAGGCACTGGACGCCGCCATCGACGCGCTTCTGAAGGACCCAACGGATGCCACGCTGAAGGCTGCTCGCGCCGCCTGGATCAAGGCGCGTGTGCCGTATCAGCAGACCGAAGTCTACCGCTTCGGCAACCCGATCGTTGACGACTGGGAAGGCAAGGTCAACGCTTGGCCGCTCGATGAAGGCCTGATCGACTACGTCGACGCCTCCTACGGCACCGAAAGCGACGAAAACTCGCTCTACGTCGCGAACGTCATCGCCAACAAGACGATCAAGATCAACGGCAAGGATGTCGATGCATCGAAGCTGACGCCAGAATTCCTGTCGGGCACGCTGGCCGAAGCTGGTGGTGTCGAAGCCAACGTTGCGACCGGCTATCACGCGATCGAATTTCTGCTCTGGGGCCAGGACCTGAACGGCACCGGCCCGGGCGCAGGCAATCGTCCTGCCACCGACTACGACCTCAAGAATTGCACGCACGGCAATTGCGATCGCCGCGCCGAATACCTGAAGTCCGCGTCGACGCTGCTGGTTTCCGACCTGCAGGAGATGACCAACAACTGGGCACCCGACGGTGAAGCCGCCAAGCACGTCGAAGCCGATCCCAAGGCTGGCCTCGTCGCCATCCTGACCGGCATGGGCTCGCTCTCCTACGGCGAACTGGCAGGCGAGCGCATGAAGCTCGGCCTCATCCTGCACGATCCGGAAGAAGAGCATGATTGCTTCTCCGACAACACCTACAACTCGCACCTCAACGACGCGATCGGCATCGCCGCCGCCTATACGGGTGACTACACCCGCGTTGACGGCACGAAGATGAAGGGTCCGTCGCTGCACGATCTCGTCGCTGCCAAGGACAAGAAGCTCGACAAAGAAATGCAGGGCAAGCTCGACGCGACGCTGAAGGCCATGGCGATCATGGCCAAGCGCGGCCAGAACGTCGAGAAGTACGATCAGATGATCGCCGAGGGCAACAAGAAGGGCAACGCCGTCGTTCAGGCCGCCATCGATGGCCTCGTCGACCAGACTAAGTCTATCCAGCGCGTTATTGCCGCACTCGATCTCGGCACGGTCAAGCTTGAAGGTTCCGACAGCTTGGATAATCCTAGCGCCGTCTTCAAATAA
- a CDS encoding GlxA family transcriptional regulator encodes MPDRLVVMIAFAGANLIDIAGPLQAFETAAGLSKGAAVKPGYRLLVVSEYGGLVRTSPGVVMETCALKDLHADEIDTLIVPGGLPYEGAFGLDSLVAWLTENGPAVRRLCSVCTGAFLLGDAGLLDGKRATTHWSRSEELQRRHPAIRLEPDCIFVNDGRLWTSGGVTAGIDLALALIEADLGHRIAAETARQLVVFVTRPGGQNQFSAPLSLQDARSVGFSSLHAWIAENLDADLRVERLAEKAGQSPRTFARLYVSKVGRTPARAVETMRLEAACRALEETRLPLKTIAASVGLGNEQNLRRVMLGQFGIGPSDYRERFSRPA; translated from the coding sequence TTGCCTGACCGCCTCGTCGTCATGATCGCCTTTGCAGGCGCCAATCTCATCGACATCGCCGGACCGCTGCAGGCGTTCGAAACGGCGGCCGGATTGTCAAAAGGTGCGGCGGTGAAACCGGGATACCGGCTGCTGGTCGTTTCCGAATACGGCGGCCTTGTCCGAACCTCGCCCGGCGTCGTGATGGAGACCTGCGCTCTCAAGGATCTGCATGCTGACGAGATTGATACGCTGATCGTGCCGGGCGGTCTTCCGTACGAGGGAGCCTTCGGGCTCGACTCGCTCGTCGCATGGCTGACCGAGAACGGACCCGCGGTGCGGCGTCTCTGCTCAGTCTGCACAGGCGCATTCCTGCTCGGTGATGCAGGGCTGCTCGACGGGAAGCGCGCCACCACGCATTGGTCGCGATCGGAGGAACTGCAGCGGCGGCATCCGGCGATCAGGCTGGAGCCCGACTGCATCTTCGTCAACGACGGGCGCCTGTGGACCTCCGGCGGCGTGACCGCCGGCATCGACCTTGCGCTGGCACTGATCGAAGCCGATCTGGGCCACCGGATCGCCGCCGAGACGGCCCGCCAACTCGTTGTTTTCGTCACGCGGCCGGGAGGCCAGAACCAGTTCAGCGCGCCGCTTTCGCTGCAGGATGCGAGATCAGTGGGCTTCTCCTCGCTGCATGCCTGGATTGCCGAGAATCTCGATGCCGATCTGAGGGTAGAGAGGCTTGCCGAAAAGGCCGGGCAGAGCCCGCGCACCTTCGCGAGGCTCTATGTCTCCAAGGTTGGGAGGACGCCAGCCAGGGCGGTGGAGACGATGCGACTTGAAGCGGCATGCCGGGCTCTGGAAGAAACGAGGTTGCCCCTGAAGACCATCGCCGCTTCGGTCGGCCTCGGCAACGAACAGAACCTTCGCCGGGTGATGCTGGGGCAGTTCGGTATCGGCCCGTCCGACTATCGCGAGCGCTTCAGCCGGCCCGCCTGA
- a CDS encoding TspO/MBR family protein: MSKVPTYIVFVAIALGGGLVIGMNNLPGEWYQSLAKPAFNPPNSVFGPVWSVLYVLIGIAGAKTWLRGHLSVGMLIWAGQMVLNFLWSPFFFGLRMPAVALAIIIALFALVIAFIRNRWNANRVSALLFVPYAGWVAFATALNASIVYLN, translated from the coding sequence ATGAGCAAAGTCCCGACCTATATCGTGTTCGTCGCCATCGCGCTTGGTGGCGGCTTGGTCATAGGCATGAACAACCTTCCGGGCGAATGGTATCAATCGCTTGCCAAGCCCGCGTTCAACCCGCCTAATTCGGTGTTCGGTCCCGTCTGGTCTGTGCTCTACGTGCTGATCGGCATTGCCGGCGCCAAGACATGGCTACGAGGTCACCTGTCGGTCGGCATGCTGATATGGGCCGGCCAGATGGTTCTCAACTTTCTGTGGTCGCCGTTCTTCTTTGGCCTGCGGATGCCAGCGGTGGCTCTGGCGATCATCATCGCGCTCTTTGCACTGGTGATCGCATTCATCCGCAACCGCTGGAACGCGAACAGGGTCTCCGCCCTGCTCTTCGTTCCCTATGCCGGTTGGGTGGCGTTCGCCACCGCACTCAACGCCTCGATCGTTTACCTGAACTGA
- a CDS encoding di-heme oxidoredictase family protein, whose amino-acid sequence MSSIPARRILAGAALCAAVAGLSAALAGERELPKVRTDLSSEDLKRVVEVTRPTADFSRAEQYEAMSGGGATSIDPVSKKSFSHISGNIPFDEEQRFRLGNALFKKLWVSAPSSTQASDGLGPLYNARSCMSCHVNDGRGKPPEGDQSSMSMLLRLARPATGPDEREAVAKSDALNFPDPTYGHQLQELAIPGLSAEGKMAITYSEEPVTLNGGEVVSLRKPSYSVTDLGYGPLTPETRLSPRVAPGMIGLGLIEAIPEADILAHADPEDADGDGISGRAAVVRDHRSGEIVLGRFGWKAQNATVRDQSADAFSNDIGISTPDRPDPYGDCTQAQAKCRQVPTGVQKRLGNEEAPDPVLDLVSFYSANLAVPARRKASFPETLKGKQVFYQAGCISCHVPKFVTRRDSADKAQSFQLIWPYSDFLLHDMGDGLADGQEVGIASGREWRTPPLWGIGLTQTVSGHSFFLHDGRARNLTEAILWHGGEAQKARDAFASSSKDDRQALITFLESL is encoded by the coding sequence ATGTCGTCCATTCCGGCTCGCCGCATCCTCGCAGGCGCTGCTCTCTGTGCCGCTGTCGCCGGGCTGTCCGCTGCCCTTGCCGGGGAGCGCGAACTTCCAAAAGTGCGGACCGACCTCTCCAGCGAAGACCTGAAGAGGGTCGTCGAAGTTACCCGCCCCACCGCCGATTTCAGCCGGGCCGAGCAGTACGAGGCAATGTCGGGCGGCGGCGCGACGTCCATCGACCCCGTATCGAAAAAGTCCTTCTCGCATATTTCCGGAAACATCCCCTTCGACGAGGAACAGCGTTTCCGGCTCGGCAACGCGCTTTTCAAGAAGCTCTGGGTATCCGCACCCTCCTCGACCCAGGCATCGGATGGACTCGGGCCGCTTTACAATGCCCGTTCCTGTATGAGCTGCCACGTCAACGATGGACGCGGCAAGCCGCCGGAAGGCGATCAGAGCTCCATGTCGATGCTCCTTCGTCTCGCCCGCCCGGCCACGGGTCCCGACGAGCGTGAGGCCGTCGCGAAGTCCGACGCGCTGAACTTTCCCGATCCGACCTACGGGCATCAGCTGCAGGAGCTCGCCATCCCGGGCCTGTCGGCCGAGGGCAAGATGGCGATCACATACAGCGAAGAGCCCGTGACGCTTAATGGCGGCGAGGTCGTTTCGCTGCGCAAGCCGAGCTATTCGGTAACCGATCTCGGCTATGGGCCACTCACCCCGGAAACGAGGCTCTCGCCGCGGGTTGCGCCTGGCATGATCGGTCTCGGGCTGATCGAGGCGATCCCTGAGGCCGACATCCTCGCGCACGCCGATCCTGAAGACGCCGATGGCGACGGGATCTCGGGAAGAGCAGCTGTCGTTCGCGATCACCGGAGCGGCGAAATCGTCCTCGGCCGCTTCGGCTGGAAGGCGCAGAACGCCACCGTACGCGACCAGAGCGCCGACGCCTTCTCGAACGACATCGGGATCTCCACGCCGGACCGACCGGACCCCTACGGCGACTGCACGCAAGCCCAGGCAAAATGCCGCCAGGTGCCAACGGGCGTACAGAAGCGGCTTGGCAACGAGGAGGCGCCCGACCCTGTGCTCGATCTCGTGTCCTTTTACTCGGCAAACCTCGCCGTGCCGGCGCGGCGCAAGGCAAGCTTCCCGGAGACGCTGAAGGGCAAGCAAGTCTTCTACCAGGCCGGCTGCATCTCCTGCCACGTTCCGAAATTCGTCACCCGGCGCGACAGCGCCGACAAGGCGCAGTCGTTCCAGCTCATCTGGCCCTATTCCGACTTCCTTCTGCACGACATGGGAGACGGCCTCGCCGATGGCCAGGAGGTCGGAATCGCAAGTGGACGTGAATGGCGCACGCCACCGCTTTGGGGTATAGGTCTGACCCAGACTGTCAGCGGGCACAGCTTTTTCCTTCATGACGGCCGTGCCAGAAATCTAACCGAAGCCATTCTCTGGCATGGCGGCGAAGCACAGAAAGCACGTGACGCGTTCGCATCTTCGTCGAAGGATGATAGGCAGGCGTTGATTACATTCCTGGAGTCCCTTTAA
- a CDS encoding MFS transporter encodes MDQLDTGKRNARVLAFCQALFICAISVDLTLTGITGYQLAPDKILATLPFALITVGAAVVTVFAAFVMERLGRRLGFALGALCGGAGGLVSVWSIVHGDFWLFCLGTAGVGAFQGFAQFYAIAAADSVHADYKSRAISTVLAGGVIAAVIGPLLASRAKDLFFDTAFAGAYLLVAVLAMLSAIGLLLFYRDIGMIDAQKTGDILPARPLREIARQPIFVAGVATTMVASAAMMFVMTASPLAAVACGFSIEDGASVIQWHLFGMFAPSFFAGRLVARFGVIRVFSTGIALMAACVVIATSSTALPAFHLALLALGIGWNMLIVCGTTLLSRSYRASERGKTQALSGLLGNLAATFSTLSAGAALQGLGWSTLNLLILPMLAVCLLLVLRWKGANRATLGEGIA; translated from the coding sequence ATGGACCAACTGGATACTGGAAAACGCAATGCTCGGGTGCTTGCCTTCTGCCAGGCACTCTTCATCTGCGCCATTTCCGTCGACCTGACCTTGACCGGCATTACCGGCTACCAGCTGGCGCCGGACAAAATTCTCGCCACCTTGCCCTTTGCGCTGATCACGGTCGGCGCGGCGGTCGTCACCGTTTTCGCCGCCTTCGTCATGGAGCGGCTCGGGCGCCGCCTCGGCTTTGCGCTCGGCGCGCTCTGCGGCGGTGCCGGCGGACTGGTCTCGGTCTGGTCGATCGTCCACGGCGATTTCTGGCTATTCTGCCTCGGCACGGCCGGCGTCGGCGCCTTCCAAGGGTTCGCGCAGTTCTATGCGATCGCGGCAGCCGACTCGGTGCATGCCGACTACAAGAGCCGCGCCATTTCCACGGTGCTGGCAGGCGGCGTGATCGCGGCTGTGATCGGCCCCCTGCTCGCCAGCCGAGCAAAGGACCTCTTTTTCGATACAGCCTTTGCCGGTGCCTATCTGTTGGTCGCGGTCCTTGCCATGCTTTCAGCGATAGGCCTGCTGCTGTTCTATCGCGACATCGGCATGATCGATGCGCAGAAGACGGGGGACATCCTTCCCGCCCGCCCGCTCCGGGAGATCGCGCGCCAACCGATCTTCGTCGCCGGCGTTGCCACCACCATGGTCGCATCTGCAGCGATGATGTTCGTCATGACTGCATCGCCGCTTGCGGCCGTCGCCTGCGGTTTCAGCATCGAGGACGGAGCCAGCGTCATCCAATGGCATCTCTTCGGCATGTTCGCGCCCTCCTTCTTCGCAGGTCGGCTCGTCGCCCGCTTCGGCGTCATCCGCGTCTTCTCCACCGGCATCGCGTTGATGGCCGCCTGCGTGGTGATCGCCACCAGTTCCACGGCGCTGCCGGCGTTCCATCTGGCACTCCTTGCGCTCGGCATCGGCTGGAACATGCTGATCGTCTGCGGCACCACGCTTCTGTCGCGGTCCTACCGAGCGAGCGAGCGCGGCAAGACGCAGGCGCTGTCGGGCCTGCTCGGCAATCTGGCGGCGACCTTCTCGACACTGTCGGCTGGCGCCGCGCTGCAGGGCCTCGGCTGGTCGACTCTCAACCTTCTCATATTACCCATGCTTGCGGTTTGCCTTCTGCTTGTGCTCAGATGGAAGGGAGCAAACCGCGCAACGCTCGGAGAGGGAATTGCCTGA
- a CDS encoding RsmB/NOP family class I SAM-dependent RNA methyltransferase, translating to MRLGGRLEGAISVLADIETRRRPVADALKDWGLAHRFAGSGDRAAIGNIVYDALRMRLSHAWLMDDDSPAAIAYAVLFRQWGFTPDSLAANLADDKFAPPPLSEDAITSFRTRNLIDAPSYIQGDIPEWVQPSLELGFAENWLAEAQALAERPTLDLRANILKASRDKALKALERSGAQEAKIARYGIRIPAGEGASRLPNVTAELSFQKGWFEVQDEGSQIVADLVLPQEGEQVLDYCAGGGGKTLAMSASMHNKGQVHAFDADRKRLAPIIERLKRAGTRNVQVHDNAKDLQSLSGRCDKVLVDAPCTGTGTWRRRPDTKWRLTAKNLDERTAQQQDALKQASAFVRPGGELVYVTCSVLPQENDDQVRAFVAANPEFEIASALPAWDGLFGKTSPRPRSIDGKTITLTPASTDTDGFFFCRMQKKS from the coding sequence GTGCGATTGGGCGGACGGCTGGAAGGCGCAATTTCTGTACTCGCGGACATCGAAACCCGCAGGCGCCCGGTGGCCGATGCCCTGAAGGATTGGGGCCTTGCCCATCGCTTCGCCGGCTCCGGCGACCGCGCCGCCATCGGAAATATCGTCTACGACGCGCTCCGCATGCGGCTCTCCCATGCCTGGCTCATGGACGACGATAGTCCAGCCGCCATTGCCTATGCCGTCCTCTTCCGCCAGTGGGGCTTCACACCTGACAGCCTCGCAGCGAACCTTGCCGACGACAAGTTCGCACCGCCGCCTCTGTCGGAGGATGCGATCACATCCTTCCGCACCAGAAATCTCATCGACGCTCCTTCCTACATACAGGGCGACATTCCCGAATGGGTCCAGCCGTCCCTGGAACTCGGTTTTGCCGAGAACTGGCTAGCCGAGGCCCAGGCGCTGGCTGAACGCCCGACGCTCGACCTTCGTGCCAACATTCTCAAGGCCAGCCGCGACAAGGCCCTCAAGGCGCTTGAGCGCTCCGGCGCACAGGAAGCAAAGATCGCGCGGTACGGCATCCGGATACCTGCCGGCGAAGGCGCTTCCCGTCTTCCCAACGTGACGGCGGAGCTTTCGTTCCAAAAAGGTTGGTTTGAAGTACAGGACGAAGGGTCGCAGATCGTGGCCGACCTCGTGCTGCCGCAAGAAGGCGAGCAGGTGCTCGACTATTGCGCCGGTGGCGGCGGCAAGACGCTGGCGATGTCGGCGTCGATGCACAACAAGGGTCAGGTTCATGCCTTCGATGCCGATCGCAAGCGCCTTGCGCCAATCATCGAACGCCTGAAGCGCGCCGGTACCCGCAACGTGCAGGTGCACGACAATGCGAAGGATCTGCAAAGCCTCAGTGGGCGCTGCGACAAGGTGCTCGTCGATGCGCCGTGCACCGGCACCGGCACCTGGCGACGCCGCCCCGATACGAAATGGCGGCTGACGGCCAAGAACCTCGACGAGCGCACGGCCCAGCAACAGGACGCCTTGAAGCAGGCGAGCGCCTTCGTGCGTCCCGGCGGCGAACTTGTCTATGTGACCTGCTCGGTTCTGCCGCAGGAAAACGACGACCAGGTGCGTGCCTTCGTGGCAGCCAATCCCGAGTTTGAGATTGCCAGTGCCTTGCCTGCCTGGGACGGCCTGTTCGGCAAGACCAGCCCCCGCCCACGCTCTATCGACGGCAAGACGATCACGCTGACGCCGGCATCGACAGATACGGACGGCTTCTTCTTCTGCCGGATGCAAAAGAAGTCCTGA
- a CDS encoding septal ring lytic transglycosylase RlpA family protein: MKKICRSVIAAATLAACSTILPMEGFAANGCGGASWYALHSKTASGERMNPSINTAAHRSLAFGTKLKVTNRNNGRSVVVRVNDRGPFIRGRVLDLSRAAAKNIGMVSSGTAKVCYEVIG; the protein is encoded by the coding sequence TTGAAGAAAATCTGCCGCTCTGTCATCGCCGCAGCAACTCTTGCAGCCTGTTCTACAATCCTTCCGATGGAAGGTTTCGCTGCAAATGGTTGTGGTGGCGCGTCATGGTACGCACTTCACTCCAAAACAGCTTCCGGGGAACGCATGAACCCCTCCATCAATACTGCTGCCCATCGCTCGCTCGCATTCGGCACGAAGCTCAAGGTCACCAACCGTAACAACGGCCGCAGCGTCGTCGTTCGCGTCAACGACCGCGGTCCTTTCATTCGTGGTCGGGTTCTCGATCTCTCGCGGGCTGCCGCGAAGAACATCGGCATGGTTTCCAGCGGTACGGCAAAAGTCTGCTACGAAGTGATCGGCTAA
- a CDS encoding imelysin family protein — MRLWHPLLLSLAFASSALAQNAPQAGLNEEAVPAVMQRAVDDVIRPGYRNAQQSAARLTTAMKDLCDNGTQQTLDKAKSAFDDTIRYWSIIEIVQTGPVIQDNLFEHILFYPDRKGVGLKQVQALIAKADPKDTTVDAIAGKSVALQGLTALEYVLYGTGSEDLTTQKNGFRCQYGAAVAGNIQREAGEVVAAWEKPDGVQASWKHPGPQSQDFMDNKEAVTALLGILVHGAETVRDQRLEQFYKGKDSTPRPRMAIYWRSKNTWKSMTANLEGLRTLWQKAGMADLLPPDSKPIADAIDANFKSLLETVPKLNPDIEVATSDAERAKLDALLASSRELITKISDDYGSAVGLSAGFSFSDGD; from the coding sequence ATGCGCCTTTGGCATCCCCTTCTTCTCTCGCTTGCCTTCGCCTCTTCCGCTCTTGCCCAGAACGCACCGCAGGCCGGACTGAATGAAGAAGCCGTACCAGCCGTCATGCAGCGGGCCGTGGACGATGTGATCCGTCCGGGCTACCGCAACGCCCAGCAATCGGCGGCGCGACTGACGACCGCAATGAAGGATCTCTGCGATAACGGCACCCAGCAGACGCTCGACAAGGCGAAATCGGCCTTCGACGATACGATCCGCTACTGGTCGATCATCGAGATCGTGCAGACCGGCCCTGTCATCCAGGACAATCTTTTCGAACACATCCTGTTCTACCCTGATCGCAAGGGCGTCGGCCTGAAGCAGGTGCAGGCTTTGATCGCCAAGGCCGACCCCAAGGATACCACCGTCGATGCGATCGCCGGAAAGAGTGTCGCCCTGCAGGGGCTGACGGCGCTGGAATATGTGCTCTACGGCACAGGTTCCGAAGATCTTACCACGCAGAAGAACGGCTTCCGATGCCAGTATGGCGCGGCTGTCGCCGGCAACATCCAGCGCGAAGCCGGCGAAGTCGTCGCCGCGTGGGAGAAGCCGGATGGCGTACAGGCGAGCTGGAAGCACCCCGGCCCGCAGAGCCAGGACTTCATGGACAACAAGGAGGCCGTGACCGCCCTGCTCGGGATCCTCGTGCATGGCGCCGAGACGGTTCGCGACCAGCGGCTCGAGCAATTCTACAAGGGCAAGGACAGCACGCCACGCCCGCGCATGGCGATCTACTGGCGCTCGAAGAATACCTGGAAGTCGATGACAGCCAATCTCGAAGGATTGCGCACGCTCTGGCAGAAGGCCGGCATGGCCGACCTGCTGCCGCCTGACAGCAAGCCGATTGCCGACGCGATCGATGCGAACTTCAAGTCTCTGCTGGAGACCGTTCCCAAGCTCAATCCTGACATCGAGGTCGCGACCAGTGACGCCGAGAGGGCGAAGCTGGATGCCCTTCTCGCCAGCAGCCGCGAGTTGATTACCAAGATCAGCGACGATTACGGCTCTGCGGTCGGCCTCTCTGCCGGCTTCTCGTTCTCCGACGGCGATTGA
- a CDS encoding HPP family protein: MLAALIGFLGPVSLVGCAIVVGTAIGCMLILRMTHPEAGSALRDVFSPHLGGVLHHLIPPRHQHPLCTPRRFQAGRLKRSR, encoded by the coding sequence TTGCTCGCGGCGCTGATCGGCTTTTTGGGTCCCGTTAGTCTGGTGGGTTGCGCCATCGTCGTGGGGACTGCCATCGGCTGCATGCTGATCCTGCGCATGACGCATCCTGAAGCCGGGTCGGCTCTGCGGGATGTCTTCAGTCCGCATCTCGGCGGCGTGCTACACCATCTCATTCCGCCGCGCCATCAGCATCCGCTGTGCACGCCGCGCCGATTTCAGGCGGGCCGGCTGAAGCGCTCGCGATAG